The genomic window ttatgggagatatgcgcggaaagttctttacgcagagggtggtgggtgcctggaatacgttgccagcggagatggtagaggcaggcatgatagcgtcatttaacttgtatctagacagaaacatgaatgagcagggagcagagggatacagatccttggaaaataggtgagagatttagatagaggattggtgcaggcttagagggccgagggcctgttcctgtgctgtaattttctttgttctttgtactttgttttatcacctctcattcttgtaaacttcaatgagtaaagtcccaacctgtttagcttttgctcataagacaatccctccacaccagggGTCATTTCAGTGAATCTACTCCAAACTATCTCCTTTAAAATGCTGTAAATTTTGGGGATAATTGACATTGTCAAGAAGAAGATGGATGTTCTCTCATTGTGTATGATTATCAATGACTTTTCTCTTCAGCTAAAGTAGATGAAATGATGGTCAGAACAGTTCCAGCATGATGTCGTTGAATGCCCATGCAAACTGGAAGTGCTGAATGGACTCCTTAAGCTCTGATGTTATAATGTTTGCTATGAGTGAGAACTCATTTGTGAAAGTAACACACTGAATATCTTTACATTATTCTCACTCCCACAGATCCCTGTGATGACAGGAGCCTTCATGGACTCCCCAGTTGATGAGTGCAACACCGAGTTCTCATTGTTCAACTCATCAACCAATATGAACGAGAGCTCGTCAGCTCCGAATCAGGTCGAGGAGCCGGCTCGCACCTCCAATGATGCCATCTGGCTATGGATTGCGATAATAGCAACTATCGGGAACATTGTGGTGGTTGGTGTGGTGTACGCTTTCACCTTTTAGGAGAATCATGGCCAGGCAACTTGAGGCAACTGCCCTTCCAACAGTCTGCTCACACGATTGGAGGATTTTATATACCGTACAACTCGATCACTTATGGGCCTGCATGTTCTAATGGTATCCTGTAGCCCTGTGTCACATGTGTACTCAGTTTTGGTCACTGGACAGTCAATGGCTCCAAATCGATTGGCCTCTTCAGAATTGTATCTGCAGGGAGGTGACATCCCCGAACAGATAAGCTACAAACTGCTATCTTTTAATGAAGACATCCTTGTATAAGTCGACTATATCGATATTTACTGGAAGGAACCTCCTTTGAGGGAATTTACATGGCAATTTTCAGTCACCAGCTGcaccccttccttcccccccaccccccgcaattATTTAGCACATTCCAGTAGGTCAACGCAGCTTGATGGTCGTGTTGGATTTTGCTTTAAGAATTAAATACAAACCGCGCCAGGGTTATTTTTGAAATAGAATACTTTTATAAATACAGTTTAACTCAACTTTAGGGGAAATGTAAGAGTCGCTTCCTGGGCAGGTAGTGGCAATGGGTCTTAATCGAGATCTTCTCAAGTTCTTGTTGCCAGGCAATCCTTTATCTGTGCAAGATAAGACTTAACAGGGTCAGGCTGGTGAGGAAGCGGGCTTTAAAGGATTTAGGCGTCTGGTTTTAGGGACACGCTGATCCTGAGTCACATTGGTTATCTCTGTAAAacacagggatttttttttgctcagaaGTATCGATGTCACATTTGCCTGCTCCATTCCTCCTGGATCCTCTTCCTATTCTGTGACTGAACTCTGCTTCAACAAATGATGGTGCTGTGAAGCACTGAAATTTGCAGTGTTGAGTTTCTGTGAGTAATCTCCAAAACCTGAGGTATTTGTGGACAATGCCAAAGAAATGGCATTGACAGCAGGAACGCATGAACGGTTAGGAAAGGTCAAAAGCTTCAAATGTGGTCGTTCTGTAAAATCTATCATTCATTGCTTTAAGTACAAGTGCTTTAATGGAAGTTTATTTATGTATTTAACTGTCAATGCTGCCCAGGACAGGATGGCCTCATAATGGGTTAGATAGGGAACCAGCAGCCTTTTTTATATTTGTTTGGTGAAATTAATACAAATCAAGTAATAGTGTAAATATAACCTtgcaaaatatttcttatttgcttgctgtcttataaggagaggttgagtaggttggccTGTACccattagaagaatgagaggcagctttattgaaacatacaagattcttagggaattGACTGGACAGATGCAGAGGGGCTTATGGGATAAATTAAGACCAGAGGACATCATCTCAGGGTatgggttgcccatttaaatcatAAATTGGGAAGAAATTGTTTCTGTCAGAGgggagtaaatctgtggaattttttttaccacagagggctgtcaatgCTGGGTCATTCAGTAAATCCAAGGCTGAGacaggtagatttttaatcaggaagggaattgagggttacggggaaaaggcaggaaagtggaactgaggattCCTAGATCAGCCGccatctcaatgaatggcagaacagacttgatgggctgaatggtctgctgctGCTCTTAAAACAGGTGATCTTACATTTACAGCATAGATCAGGCCATTCTGTTCAAATGCTCCATGCTGACCTCCTACTACCCTCTTATCTCACATCCTCAGCATTTCCTTTTATTCTGTTCCCTATCCAGCTTCCTTTTAATCCAACAGGAGTTTGATCTCAACCACTTGATGTGGTAGTCAGttactcaccactctctgactaaTATAACTCTCCTGAATGCTGTGCTGGCTTTATTAGTGAATGCCTAATAATTATGGACTTCAATCTGACATCAGTTGCAGCTACATCTCTTATATCAAGTATTTCATAATCTTGAGGATTTCATTGTCGGAATAGACTTCGTTGTTGCTCACTTTCCCTTGTTCAGTGTAACCTCTCAGTTTGATTCTATTTTAGCCTCCAGACTCGACCGCTCCAATCCCTCCATATCCTGTTTACAGGATGGAGACCAGGGCACTGTCCAGTTTGCTAAGTGTCCCAAGTTTAACACAGCTTTTCAAGTTCTGACGGAAGGTCACTGAATGTgagatgttaactttgtttctgacctgctgagtttctctagcaccttctggttttgtttcagatcgtcCCAGCATCATAATTTTTCAAGTCTTCACTTCTATCCCTCTAAAATGAAACTAGTATTAGTTTAAAAACATGATCTTGATAACCGACTTTGCTATTTTTAATGATTTGTGCAGCTATCATAAGTGACTTAATGGCTTGGTATTCTCAGGTGTTTACCGCTCCGGCCcatttggaaatttattttctgaCAGAAAGTGCTTGCTATTCCTTTGACCTTAACTATGTCAACAATAAACTCTCAATCAGCCAAACCCACGAGGAACCACCTTGAAATCTGGGTTAAGCAGAGCTTAGTGAGTCTTCAATGTGAATGAGTCACTTTTAATGTCTGTAGAAGTGGGCCATCTAAAacacagcacagggactgcagcggttcaagaaggcagctcacccccaccttctcaagggcaactatggagggcaataaatgctggccaggcagcgatgcccacagcccatgaaGGATTATAAAAATTTCATTAAACATCCACCCTAAGGTGCTGATGGGAAAGTgcgaaaagaacaaagaaaatcttcATTGCTCAGTGAAAGTCTAAGTGTTTATtttggggattggtcaatgaggtgggaggagtggatgggtggaAGAGtcgatgagagggagggttgatcatgggatgaggccggggcgaggagattttgaaactggtaaaaccctccctctcacccctgcctccttgacctgacgcaatctgtccatcttccctcccacctatccgctccccccacctcactgaccaattcctaccactgcctacctgcactcacctattaccatcccacctaccttccccaccccacccctcctctctctatttatttctgagctcccttctccctcccccatttctgaagaaggatttcgAACTGAAACCGAGAttccaactttcctgctcctctgatgctgacaggcctgctgtgttcttctagttctacaccgtgttatctctgactccagaatcggcagcccttactatctctaagtgtttattttgcattttacCTTTTTGTCAGGTGTAGCTGCTAAGTTGTCTCATCTTCACCTACCTTCCAGTCCACGACATGTTTCCTTTCTCACCAGTTTCGCTACATGTGCAAGTCTCACAGAGAAATGAGTCAacggattttccagcatttcattTTGAAGTGGGCTGAGATCTAACCAtagccatagagtcacagagtcatacagcatgggaacagatgcttcagttcaaccagtccatgctgaccataatcccaaactaaactagtctcatctaCCTGTGCTTGGCCTATATCCTCCCAAGCATtacttattcatgtacttctccaaagGTCTTTGTATGTGTTCCCGCATCTAccccttcctctggaagttcattccacacgtgaaccacccacTGTGTTAAAAATATTGCATCTCATGTCTATTTTAGATCTTTCTTCCTTCACCTTAAAATAAAGCCCCCCCtcgccttgaaatcccccaaccaaGGCAAAAGAactcctgccattcaccttatctataacgCGCTTGCAGTTTTACAAGAACCGACAGGTCACCTGTTTGTTTCCTAGACtctagtgaaagaagtcccagcctatcttcttgtaactcaaactctccattcccggcCACATTCACTTGGCTAAATCAGGGCTTGCACTGCATGGAAACCTCATCTGCGAACGACTGTGTCAATCTTATTTGTTTTGTTGGCATTGAGCAAAAGTTTGGCAAAAATGCTTCGGACCGCTACAGATTTTCAGCCAAACAGCATTGTTTAATGGCTTCTTCCATTCCATTCTGTAGTGGGATTAGTTGGTAACTTCAACACAAGGGGAATTTTATGTTCGTTGAAATTGAGTCATGGAGCTTTCACTGTGCTTGAAGATTATTTACCATTCCCAACCTCATTCTACAAGCCCAGCAATGTGCAGGAAAGCATTGCGACACGCAAATTTGGATCTTGTATTTCAGATCCACAATCCTGAAGCATTGATGCAAATCGTTAGCAACAGTGGGGCAAGGACCAGGGGCCTTGGACTGAGAATTGTCCAACAggcagaaaggggaaaaaaagaaacatGACATTTTCTGGTGGTATTTGCTGTTTGTGGCGAATTATACTGACTTAGGCTCAAACGTGGGAGACATAATTtgggaagtttgcagatgagacaaaaatagACCAGGTAGCTGACGGTCAGCTTTTTGGCTTCTGACTGTCGCACCATATTTTACTGGCTCGTCCTAAAACATATttcctttattgaattcaaatttcatcatctaccAGCATAAGATTCAAACCCtgtttcccagaacattagctgagccTCCAGATTAGCAGCCCTGACACGAAAACCATGAGGCCATCCTTCACATTAGCTTAAACAAATTCTTTCCTGAGAATTCTCTTCCCTGCTATCCCAAACTGCGTGgggaattttccacaatctgccgTTGTACTAAAAAGAAAAACTTTCATTTGTACTGTCCCTGAGGAtgtaacaaaacaaaaaccaaaagaactgtggatgctgtaaattaggaacaaaaacaaagttgctggaaaagctcagcaggtccagcaggatctgtggaggaggaaacggAGTTAACGTGTCGGGTCCGGAGATCTGAATTCTGACAatgcccagttctgaggaagggtcactggacttgaaacattaactctgttttctcctccacagattctgttggacctgctgagcttttccagcaactttgtttttgttcctgatgtaacAAAACACTTTttatcattcattcacaggatgagagtatCATTAGCCAGGCCAGGATTTATTACCCATTTCTTTACAGTTAATGAAGCTGCTGACAACAGCAACATGATAAAAGAGTTTCTCATTGTGTTGCTTGAGGTTTATAAATGGGCCTGGGACAATGGGAGGAACCTATCTGTTCTTCTGCAAAATAATTGGGAGATTTCACATCTCTCCCAAGAGGCCGATGGGCTCCTGTTACCACTGTCTCTGAGGGGCAGTGACTGGGACAGCGCTATACTCTGTCAGCATCATAGGCTCAAGTGTcaggaatgggacttgaacccatacctctgggtcagaa from Stegostoma tigrinum isolate sSteTig4 chromosome 10, sSteTig4.hap1, whole genome shotgun sequence includes these protein-coding regions:
- the LOC125455643 gene encoding uncharacterized protein C14orf132 isoform X2 produces the protein MEIPVMTGAFMDSPVDECNTEFSLFNSSTNMNESSSAPNQVEEPARTSNDAIWLWIAIIATIGNIVVVGVVYAFTF
- the LOC125455643 gene encoding uncharacterized protein C14orf132 isoform X1, which gives rise to MDLSFMAAQIPVMTGAFMDSPVDECNTEFSLFNSSTNMNESSSAPNQVEEPARTSNDAIWLWIAIIATIGNIVVVGVVYAFTF